The sequence GGACGACACGAACAGTCCCGCCAGCGGAGTCAGCCAGACCAGGCCGATCACCACGAGGAAGGCCTGCACCAGACCGTTGCCCAGGCCGCGCCTGACCGTGTTCATGGCCGAGCTCATCGCTGACTCCTTCGGAAACGGCGGACGTTGAACACCATCGCGGGGATCACCAGGAGCAGGAGCAGCACACCGAGCGCGCTGCCGAGGCCCTGGTTGTTGCCGCCGCCGAAGGACACCAGCCACATCTGGGTCGCCAGCACGGTGGCGTCCTCCTGCACGGGTCCGGGCGCGATGATGTAGACGAGGTCGAAGACCTTCATCACGTTGATCACGAGGGTCACGAAGACCACGGTGAGGACGGGGGCGAGCAGCGGGACGGTGATGCGGCGGAAGATCTGCCACTCGTTGGCGCCGTCCATCCTCGCGGCCTCCAGAGCGTCCCGGGGAAGGGTCGACAGACCGGCGCCGATCAGCACCATCGCGAAGCCCGTCCAGATCCACAGGTACGCGCCGATGATCGCCGGGGTGACCAGGGTCGGGCCGAGCCAGGAGACGCCCTGGTAGGGCGGCGCGAAGTTCGACGCGGGCAGCTTCACCGTGTACGAGCCCTCCCGGAGCCCGGGGAAGCGGAAGGAGCCGTCGGACGCGGAGGTCGTGCTCCCGACGGTCTTCCCGTCGCGCAGCGCCTCGACCTTCAGTCCGGGCAGGCCGCTCTCCTTCGGGTCGACCTTGCCCTGCCTTCCTCCCCCGCCGGGTGTGAAGTCCAGGTAGACGACACCGCGCACCTCGCCGGCGGCGGCCTTCTCCGTCGCGGCCGGGTACGCGGGCGACGCGCCCCTGGGCAGGTCCTTGGGCAGCACGCCGACGATCGGAAGCGTCACCGGGTCGCCCGGCGAGGCGGTCGTACGGTACGAGCCGTCCCGGTCCTGGGTGAGCAGCCCCGCACGCCCCCGCGCCGTCGGATACGACGAGGTCCCCTCGAAGGCGTCGTGGACGGAGACCACGGCGGCGTTGAGGACACCCTTGCCCGGGTCCTCGTCGTAGGCGAGGCGGAAGATGATGCCGGCGGCGAGGAAGGACACCGCCATCGGCATGAACAGCAGCAGCTTGAACGCCGTCGCCCAGCGGACCTTCTCCACCAGGACGGCCAGGATCAGGCCGAGGCCGGTGAGCAGGGCCGGGGCGACGACCACCCAGATCGTGGTGTTCCGGATGGCCTTCAGGGTGGCCGGGTCGCGGAACATCTCGGTGTAGTTGTCGCCGCCGACGAAGCGGGTGCCGGAGGCGTCGAAGAAACTGCGGCCGACGGAGAACAGCACCGGGTAGACGACCAGCGCGCCGAGCAGGAGCAGGGCGGGGAAGACGAAGAGCAGGGCGACGATCCGGGCGCGCCGCCGGCCGCGGCGCCCGGGGGCCGCGCCGGCGGCCCGCGGGCTCGCCTTCTCGGATACGAGCGTGGTGGCGGTCATTCTTCAGCTCAGTCCTGGTAGGCCTTGGCCGCGGCGGACTCCAGCTTCGCCGCGGTCCCCTTCGGGTCGGAGGGGTCGCGCAGGAAGTCCTGGAGCAGCTTCCACTCGCCGGCGCCCTTGGTGCCGCCGAAGGCCGCCGGTGCCTGGTCGGACATGTCGAAGCGGACCGAGTCGCCCGCGCCGACCAGGGACTTGGCGGTGGCCCGGGCGACGTCGTCGGCGTAGGACGCGAGGTCGAGCTTCTTGTTCGGGGACAGGAAGCCGCCCGCCTTCGCCCACACGGCCGCGGCCTCGGGGGTGGCCAGGTACTCCAGGAGCTTCATGCCGGCCTTGGCGTTCTTGCCGTCCTTCAGGACCACGGCCGCGTCGCCGCCGCTGACCACGGGTGCGGTGCCGCCGCCGACCGCGGGGAACGGGAAGAAGTTCG is a genomic window of Streptomyces griseochromogenes containing:
- a CDS encoding ABC transporter permease subunit encodes the protein MTATTLVSEKASPRAAGAAPGRRGRRRARIVALLFVFPALLLLGALVVYPVLFSVGRSFFDASGTRFVGGDNYTEMFRDPATLKAIRNTTIWVVVAPALLTGLGLILAVLVEKVRWATAFKLLLFMPMAVSFLAAGIIFRLAYDEDPGKGVLNAAVVSVHDAFEGTSSYPTARGRAGLLTQDRDGSYRTTASPGDPVTLPIVGVLPKDLPRGASPAYPAATEKAAAGEVRGVVYLDFTPGGGGRQGKVDPKESGLPGLKVEALRDGKTVGSTTSASDGSFRFPGLREGSYTVKLPASNFAPPYQGVSWLGPTLVTPAIIGAYLWIWTGFAMVLIGAGLSTLPRDALEAARMDGANEWQIFRRITVPLLAPVLTVVFVTLVINVMKVFDLVYIIAPGPVQEDATVLATQMWLVSFGGGNNQGLGSALGVLLLLLVIPAMVFNVRRFRRSQR